A DNA window from Candidatus Sulfidibacterium hydrothermale contains the following coding sequences:
- a CDS encoding sugar MFS transporter, which yields MEKQTSTNRYTGAFISLTFLFFMWGFMTVLNDILIPYLRGAFQLNHAEAMLIQFAFFMAYFLGSLLYFIISVSRGDPINRMGYKKGIILGLVVSAIGALLFYPAAQFHIYGFFLSALFVMGLGFTLLQIAANPYIAILGPARSASARLNLAQGFNSLGTTIGPVIGGYLIFVFFKHATGASAVKIPYLGFSLIFLLMALFIFFMPLPRFTGNETVEKGFGALQYRQLKFGMLAIFMYVGGEVCIGSMMIGFLHLPEIAGLTAAEASKYVAFYWGGQMIGRFLGAVSLSKMKNNLLKYSLMIAIPLAAFGIIILTSGLDNALVYGIFLLLNLFVFFLGRSIPQRTLYLFAFVNIILLLTALFNQGPLAMWSVIGIGLFNSIMWSNIFTLAIDGLGKHTSQGSSLLVMMILGGAILPLLMGVAADAYGVHMAYIIPLFSYVYIAFYGINGYKHKKVVAAKTV from the coding sequence ATGGAAAAACAAACATCAACCAACCGTTATACCGGCGCTTTTATCAGCCTCACTTTTCTGTTTTTCATGTGGGGTTTCATGACCGTGTTAAATGACATTTTGATTCCTTACCTACGTGGTGCTTTTCAATTGAATCATGCCGAGGCTATGCTTATCCAGTTTGCCTTTTTTATGGCTTACTTTTTAGGTTCATTGCTCTACTTTATCATTTCGGTAAGCCGGGGCGATCCGATCAACCGGATGGGATATAAAAAAGGAATTATTCTTGGACTGGTTGTTTCCGCCATTGGAGCATTATTGTTCTATCCGGCTGCACAGTTTCACATTTACGGATTCTTTTTATCGGCACTTTTTGTCATGGGACTGGGATTTACGCTGTTGCAAATTGCCGCAAACCCGTATATTGCCATTCTGGGGCCGGCACGTTCTGCCTCAGCACGACTAAACCTGGCACAAGGATTTAACTCGCTGGGAACCACCATCGGTCCGGTTATCGGTGGTTATCTGATCTTTGTTTTTTTCAAACATGCCACCGGCGCTTCTGCCGTAAAAATCCCCTACCTTGGTTTTAGTTTGATCTTCCTGCTGATGGCTTTGTTCATCTTTTTTATGCCACTCCCCCGTTTTACCGGAAATGAAACGGTGGAAAAGGGATTTGGCGCTTTGCAATACCGGCAACTAAAATTCGGAATGCTGGCTATTTTTATGTACGTCGGCGGCGAAGTGTGTATCGGAAGTATGATGATCGGCTTTTTGCATTTACCGGAAATTGCCGGGTTAACAGCTGCCGAAGCCAGTAAATATGTGGCCTTTTACTGGGGCGGACAAATGATTGGCCGTTTTCTCGGTGCCGTGTCTCTCAGTAAAATGAAAAACAATCTCTTAAAATACAGCCTCATGATCGCTATTCCGCTGGCGGCTTTCGGCATTATCATTCTGACCAGCGGTCTGGATAATGCATTGGTTTACGGAATCTTCCTTTTGCTTAACCTGTTCGTTTTTTTCCTGGGACGTTCCATTCCACAACGAACCCTTTATCTGTTTGCTTTCGTAAATATCATTTTGCTGCTGACAGCTTTATTCAACCAGGGACCGTTAGCCATGTGGTCGGTTATCGGTATTGGCCTGTTTAATTCTATTATGTGGTCAAACATTTTCACTCTCGCCATTGACGGCCTGGGAAAACATACTTCGCAAGGTTCTTCGCTACTGGTGATGATGATTCTTGGTGGTGCCATATTGCCGTTGCTCATGGGAGTAGCCGCCGATGCGTATGGTGTTCATATGGCCTACATTATTCCGTTGTTCAGTTATGTTTACATTGCCTTTTACGGCATCAACGGATATAAGCATAAAAAAGTGGTCGCTGCAAAAACCGTTTAA
- a CDS encoding rhomboid family intramembrane serine protease encodes MPLEKNQEKSRWIAAFTIPFFLVVLMWIVRFVESVFGIDLGFLGVHPLHADGLPGILLSPFIHEGWKHLGANTVPFLVLGTALFYFYRELALKVLIFVWLMTGIWVWFGGRDAWHIGASGIIYGMASFLFFSGLIRKNNGLAALALVVVFLYGSLIWGAIPGFFPKQEHISWESHLGGLFSGLVIAFYYRHEGPQRKKYSWELEEESDEEDAYWENPDFS; translated from the coding sequence ATGCCGTTAGAAAAAAATCAGGAAAAAAGCAGATGGATCGCAGCTTTCACCATACCATTCTTTTTGGTGGTCCTGATGTGGATTGTCCGGTTTGTGGAATCGGTATTCGGTATTGACCTTGGCTTTCTTGGTGTACATCCTTTACATGCCGACGGACTTCCGGGTATTCTTCTGTCACCGTTCATTCACGAAGGGTGGAAACATCTTGGCGCCAACACGGTCCCGTTTTTGGTATTAGGAACTGCGCTTTTTTATTTTTACCGTGAACTGGCTTTAAAAGTATTGATCTTTGTCTGGCTCATGACCGGAATATGGGTTTGGTTTGGAGGACGCGATGCCTGGCATATTGGTGCCAGCGGTATCATTTACGGTATGGCTTCCTTTTTGTTTTTCAGCGGACTCATCCGTAAGAACAACGGACTGGCTGCTTTGGCTCTTGTCGTTGTTTTCCTTTACGGAAGCTTGATTTGGGGCGCTATCCCCGGATTTTTCCCCAAGCAGGAACACATTTCCTGGGAATCTCATCTCGGCGGACTGTTTTCCGGTCTGGTCATCGCTTTTTATTACCGCCACGAGGGACCACAGCGTAAAAAATACTCCTGGGAGCTTGAAGAAGAATCCGATGAAGAGGATGCTTACTGGGAAAACCCGGACTTCAGCTAA
- a CDS encoding glutamate racemase: MKKFLFITVFVGAFLAGCHQPQPKYTNIEEVILNDPGSFFYINFKTYPRHDAKLPVGIFDSGTGGLTVLDAILRSDHFNNSTHKKGKDGKIDFSSESFIYLGDKANMPYGEYPGNHKTKLLQEHVMKDMQFMLGNKYYPSQTAKNYRTDKPPVKAIVIACNTATAYGKKKIEQFLKRAGLPLKVIGVIGAGVRGALEDIPKDSNAVIGIMATAGTVASHGYPNTVEEQKKKWGYTGKITSFQQAGVGLAAAIDGEKDYLDPSLTSVRKNYRGPSFSNKIAPIDKSILQRYHFDFSGNHVLFTGTPDNPKEIQLNTVDNYIRYHVISLLEKIRKSGTSTRLSAIILGCTHYPFYMDNFRKVLHYAYNYKENGQYVYRRFMKKKVALIDPAVNTAKELYVYLNKQHLFNNGKLSDSRFFISVPNLDNPNIKLADSLNFTYAYKYGRKAGQIQQYVKRVPFSKRNLSPALLTRLKVKIPLTYSLIENSMKVQQ, encoded by the coding sequence ATGAAAAAATTTCTGTTCATCACCGTTTTTGTTGGTGCATTTCTTGCCGGATGTCATCAACCCCAACCCAAATACACCAATATTGAGGAGGTTATTTTAAACGATCCGGGGAGTTTCTTTTACATCAACTTTAAAACCTACCCGCGGCACGATGCCAAACTGCCTGTAGGAATTTTTGATTCCGGTACCGGCGGACTCACCGTTTTGGATGCCATCCTGCGGTCAGACCACTTTAACAACAGCACCCATAAAAAAGGAAAAGACGGCAAAATTGACTTTTCTTCCGAATCATTTATTTATCTCGGCGACAAAGCCAATATGCCTTACGGCGAATATCCCGGAAATCATAAAACCAAATTATTACAGGAACATGTGATGAAAGACATGCAGTTTATGCTGGGCAACAAATATTATCCGTCACAAACCGCCAAAAATTACCGGACTGACAAGCCTCCTGTAAAAGCCATTGTCATTGCTTGTAATACGGCCACGGCTTACGGCAAAAAAAAGATTGAACAGTTTTTAAAACGTGCCGGATTGCCGTTAAAAGTCATTGGTGTGATTGGAGCAGGTGTGCGGGGCGCTCTGGAAGATATTCCCAAAGACAGCAATGCCGTGATCGGCATCATGGCCACTGCCGGAACAGTAGCATCACACGGCTATCCCAATACGGTGGAAGAGCAGAAAAAGAAATGGGGCTATACCGGAAAGATCACCTCATTTCAACAAGCCGGCGTAGGGCTTGCTGCCGCCATCGACGGCGAAAAAGATTATCTTGATCCATCACTTACTTCCGTTAGAAAAAACTACCGCGGCCCCTCTTTTTCCAATAAAATTGCCCCTATTGACAAATCCATTCTGCAGCGGTATCATTTCGATTTTTCCGGAAATCATGTATTGTTCACCGGAACACCCGACAATCCAAAAGAGATCCAGCTGAATACCGTGGACAATTACATCCGGTATCATGTTATTTCCCTGCTCGAAAAAATCAGAAAATCAGGAACATCCACCCGGTTAAGTGCCATTATTCTCGGATGTACCCATTATCCGTTTTATATGGATAATTTCCGGAAAGTGCTGCACTATGCTTACAATTACAAAGAAAACGGCCAATATGTTTATCGCCGTTTTATGAAAAAAAAGGTCGCACTTATCGATCCGGCCGTAAACACCGCCAAAGAATTGTACGTTTATCTGAACAAACAGCATCTTTTTAACAACGGAAAACTGTCAGACAGCCGGTTTTTTATCAGCGTTCCCAACCTGGATAATCCGAACATCAAACTTGCCGACAGCCTGAATTTTACCTATGCTTACAAATACGGACGAAAAGCCGGGCAGATTCAACAATATGTAAAACGGGTTCCGTTTTCCAAAAGAAATCTCTCACCGGCATTGCTCACCCGGCTAAAGGTAAAAATCCCGCTTACCTACTCGCTCATTGAAAATTCCATGAAAGTGCAACAATAA
- a CDS encoding MFS transporter, with product MTKISTVFKKFPRTFWIANSMELFERWAWYGMFAVLALYLTLSRDTGALGFTQSQKGNMMGTVTAILYFLPLFTGALADRFGYKRMLLIAFVILSSSYLLMGSVKSYAAVYGAFLLVALGAAIFKPIVSATVAKTTDETTSSIGFGIFYMIVNIGGFVGPIFSSKLRHIYGWRIVFIMAASAIAVNILLALFFYKEPDRVKNTDSFWHSVKKSLINIFKALADMKLTVFLIIMIGFWTMFNQLFYTLPNFIEQWVDTHMIYQWLAGISPELARVVGTKDGTIAPEMMVNLDAGFIILFQILISSLVMRFKPVNAIISGIVVVSIGIGLAFATSNGFYVILGIFIFAIGEMASSPKFTEYIGRIAPKNKEALYMGTSFLPVAVGNYLAGIFSGPVYQSMSDKITLLEHEVAKRGLQIPAISKNFTQNDYLKRAAELMHTDQHGLTQMLWNTYHPYRIWVIFSTIGVITIIALFLYNKFVLGRAEKSNA from the coding sequence ATGACAAAGATCAGCACTGTCTTCAAAAAATTTCCCCGTACATTTTGGATTGCCAACAGTATGGAATTATTCGAACGCTGGGCCTGGTATGGGATGTTTGCCGTATTGGCACTGTATTTGACCCTTTCGAGAGATACGGGGGCACTTGGATTTACCCAGTCGCAAAAAGGAAATATGATGGGAACGGTAACGGCCATCCTTTATTTTCTTCCCTTGTTTACCGGGGCCTTGGCCGACCGTTTTGGATATAAACGCATGTTGCTGATTGCTTTTGTGATTCTCTCATCGAGTTATCTGCTTATGGGAAGTGTAAAGAGCTATGCAGCGGTTTACGGTGCCTTTTTGCTGGTGGCTCTTGGCGCGGCTATTTTTAAACCGATTGTGTCGGCAACGGTGGCTAAAACTACAGATGAGACGACTTCTTCTATCGGTTTTGGTATTTTTTACATGATAGTGAACATTGGAGGATTTGTAGGACCGATTTTTTCTTCCAAACTGCGTCATATTTACGGATGGAGGATTGTTTTTATCATGGCGGCTTCTGCCATTGCGGTGAACATTTTGCTGGCCCTGTTCTTTTATAAAGAACCTGACCGGGTAAAAAATACCGATTCGTTTTGGCATTCGGTGAAAAAATCACTCATAAATATTTTCAAGGCTTTGGCCGATATGAAACTTACTGTTTTCCTGATTATCATGATCGGATTCTGGACCATGTTTAATCAGCTGTTTTATACGCTGCCGAACTTTATTGAACAATGGGTAGATACCCACATGATCTATCAGTGGCTGGCCGGAATTTCGCCTGAGCTGGCCAGGGTCGTGGGAACCAAAGACGGTACCATTGCTCCGGAAATGATGGTGAACCTGGATGCCGGATTTATCATCCTGTTCCAGATCTTGATTTCTTCGCTGGTGATGCGTTTTAAACCGGTCAATGCCATTATTTCGGGTATTGTGGTGGTTTCGATCGGTATCGGCTTAGCTTTTGCTACGAGTAACGGATTTTATGTGATTCTCGGTATTTTCATTTTTGCTATCGGCGAAATGGCCAGCTCTCCTAAATTTACCGAATATATCGGTCGAATTGCTCCGAAGAACAAAGAAGCGCTTTATATGGGAACTTCTTTTTTACCGGTGGCGGTAGGAAACTATCTGGCAGGTATTTTTTCCGGTCCGGTTTATCAGTCCATGTCCGATAAAATTACTTTGCTGGAACATGAAGTGGCCAAACGCGGATTACAAATTCCGGCCATTAGCAAAAATTTTACCCAGAACGATTACCTGAAAAGAGCGGCTGAGCTGATGCATACCGACCAGCACGGACTTACCCAAATGCTTTGGAATACGTATCATCCATACCGGATTTGGGTGATCTTCAGTACTATCGGCGTAATAACCATTATTGCTTTGTTCTTGTACAATAAATTTGTATTGGGAAGAGCAGAAAAAAGTAATGCTTAA
- a CDS encoding uracil-DNA glycosylase, producing the protein MTTESLNELKKQVLACQQCPLYATRNQPVFGSGNPEAPILIVGEAPGFEEDKTGVAFVGKSGQLLEKILKACNFSREKEVYMSNIVKCRPPHNRTPAPTEQSACLPYLEQQIEIIRPKIIILLGSTALKAFFGASSRITRERGQWKNWFGYEVMPTYHPSALLRNPGLKRDAWEDFKKVVLKYRELVDKNHYCQYV; encoded by the coding sequence ATGACAACCGAATCACTCAACGAATTAAAAAAACAAGTTTTAGCCTGCCAGCAATGTCCTTTGTACGCCACCCGAAACCAACCGGTTTTCGGAAGCGGCAATCCGGAAGCGCCAATTTTAATCGTAGGCGAAGCTCCCGGCTTCGAAGAAGACAAAACCGGTGTTGCTTTCGTGGGAAAATCCGGGCAACTTTTAGAAAAAATCCTGAAAGCCTGCAATTTCAGTCGCGAAAAGGAAGTCTATATGAGCAATATCGTAAAATGCCGGCCGCCGCATAACCGTACCCCGGCACCCACCGAACAAAGCGCATGCCTTCCCTATCTTGAACAACAAATTGAAATCATTCGTCCGAAAATAATCATTCTGCTTGGCTCCACCGCCCTAAAAGCCTTTTTCGGGGCTTCTTCTCGCATAACCCGCGAACGGGGACAATGGAAAAACTGGTTTGGTTACGAAGTCATGCCCACCTACCACCCTTCCGCCTTATTGCGTAATCCCGGACTAAAAAGAGACGCCTGGGAAGATTTTAAAAAAGTGGTGCTGAAATATCGCGAGCTGGTGGATAAAAACCATTATTGTCAGTATGTTTAA
- a CDS encoding FG-GAP-like repeat-containing protein has translation MKKELKNIFLLGWMIIFSSVLFSQNVPAVKAEKASSENLLFPWAGGMNSIQFGSVDINRDGIKDLVAFDRQGDRIMCFINSGKPNTIDYQLEQQYVNCFPSLYYWAIFADYDHDGKTDIFTYSPGWASIIVYRNVSTGDSLRFERVIYPYLVSQTDGGRVNLYVTYADYPGIVDLDGDGDLDILSFWGLGSFVEMNKNMSEEKYGNADSLDYVKTEYCWGHFAESEESNALFLDSCVSGAQKADTLSPRLLKTAQEERHTGSTFCMLDLNEDGVQDLLLGDVDYPGLFALINGGTKDSAVIISYDTLFPDYGDPIRLYSMPAASYIDVNNDGIKDLLVSPFDPGLYVSQNKHSVWLFLNSGKNDKPYFNLVTKNFLQDQMIDAGSGAYPVFYDWNHDGKMDLFLGNYGTYQRSYYDRYILHSVYYSQIVWYENIGTLQEPVFQPQELDFGDLFQHHWIGLYPAFADLNGDGLTDMLVGNSNGNLIYLQNTGNNTFTIVDTNYQGIQVKAFSAPVLFDLDKDGLPDLIIGQKAGNLTYYHNDGPAGDPHFSLVTDSLGKINVTDYNLSYDGYSTPCFYRDAQGYTRLVVGSEQGKLFYYSQIDGNLDGKFTESDSLGFLLDTTGVSFDRGIRTAAAMADINGDGKPEMVAGNFSGGLEFFHAQPEAVTDVSNISFGKKLIIMPNPARDFIRFMLPEKESQLSVDIFSADGKKVFSGKILPVHNLCEIDVHHLTGGLYFLKATGLHNNYSGKFVVIQHP, from the coding sequence ATGAAAAAAGAACTCAAGAATATTTTCCTTTTGGGGTGGATGATAATTTTTTCGTCTGTACTGTTTTCTCAGAATGTTCCGGCAGTAAAGGCTGAAAAAGCTTCTTCCGAGAATCTTCTTTTCCCCTGGGCCGGGGGCATGAATAGTATCCAATTTGGCAGTGTGGATATTAACCGCGACGGGATAAAAGATCTGGTGGCTTTTGACCGGCAGGGTGACCGGATTATGTGTTTTATTAACAGCGGGAAACCCAATACCATTGATTATCAACTTGAACAACAATATGTAAATTGTTTTCCCAGCCTTTATTACTGGGCTATTTTTGCCGATTATGATCACGATGGCAAAACCGATATCTTTACTTACTCACCGGGCTGGGCCAGCATCATTGTTTACCGAAATGTTTCTACCGGTGACAGCCTGCGTTTTGAACGGGTTATTTATCCTTATCTTGTTTCGCAAACCGATGGTGGCCGGGTGAATTTATATGTTACTTATGCCGATTATCCCGGAATTGTGGATCTTGACGGAGACGGAGACCTGGATATTCTTTCTTTTTGGGGACTGGGCTCTTTTGTGGAGATGAATAAAAACATGTCGGAAGAAAAATACGGGAATGCCGATTCGCTGGATTATGTGAAAACCGAATATTGCTGGGGACATTTTGCCGAAAGTGAGGAATCCAATGCATTGTTTTTGGATTCCTGTGTCAGTGGAGCGCAAAAGGCAGATACACTGTCGCCCCGGTTGCTGAAAACAGCTCAGGAAGAGCGACATACCGGCTCAACTTTTTGTATGTTGGATCTCAATGAAGATGGGGTGCAGGATTTGTTGTTGGGCGATGTGGATTATCCTGGGCTATTTGCTTTGATAAACGGCGGCACGAAAGATTCGGCAGTGATTATTTCGTACGATACTCTTTTTCCCGACTATGGCGATCCTATCCGGCTTTATTCCATGCCGGCCGCTTCTTATATTGATGTGAATAACGACGGGATTAAAGATTTGCTGGTGTCACCTTTCGACCCCGGTTTGTATGTTTCTCAAAACAAACATTCGGTATGGCTTTTTTTGAATTCGGGCAAAAACGATAAACCGTATTTTAATCTGGTAACCAAGAATTTTCTTCAGGATCAGATGATTGATGCCGGCTCCGGAGCTTATCCGGTTTTTTATGACTGGAATCATGATGGTAAAATGGATTTGTTTCTTGGAAATTACGGCACTTATCAGCGTTCGTATTACGATCGCTATATTTTGCATTCGGTTTATTATTCGCAAATAGTTTGGTATGAAAATATCGGAACACTTCAAGAGCCTGTTTTTCAGCCTCAGGAACTTGATTTTGGCGATTTATTCCAACATCATTGGATTGGACTTTATCCGGCTTTTGCCGATTTAAATGGTGACGGACTTACTGATATGCTGGTAGGAAACAGTAACGGAAACCTGATTTATTTGCAAAATACCGGAAACAATACATTTACAATCGTGGACACCAATTACCAGGGAATCCAGGTAAAAGCATTTAGTGCACCGGTTTTATTTGACCTTGATAAAGACGGTTTGCCCGATTTGATTATTGGACAAAAAGCCGGAAATCTTACCTACTACCACAATGATGGTCCGGCCGGAGATCCGCATTTTTCTTTGGTTACCGACAGCCTGGGGAAAATTAATGTAACCGATTACAACCTGAGTTACGACGGATACAGTACCCCTTGTTTTTACCGGGATGCTCAAGGATATACCCGCCTGGTTGTGGGGTCGGAACAAGGGAAGCTGTTTTATTATTCCCAGATTGACGGCAATCTGGACGGGAAATTTACCGAATCGGACAGCCTTGGCTTTTTGTTGGATACTACCGGAGTGTCGTTCGACCGGGGAATCCGGACAGCCGCTGCCATGGCTGATATCAACGGTGACGGAAAACCGGAAATGGTGGCGGGGAATTTTAGTGGCGGACTGGAATTTTTTCATGCTCAACCGGAAGCGGTTACGGATGTTTCAAATATTTCCTTTGGAAAAAAACTGATCATTATGCCCAATCCGGCACGGGATTTTATTCGTTTTATGCTTCCTGAAAAGGAATCTCAACTGTCTGTTGACATTTTTTCTGCTGACGGTAAAAAGGTTTTCTCCGGCAAAATTTTACCGGTTCATAACCTGTGTGAAATTGATGTTCACCATTTGACCGGAGGCCTTTATTTTTTGAAAGCAACAGGGTTGCATAACAATTATTCCGGAAAATTTGTGGTGATTCAACACCCTTGA
- a CDS encoding ComEA family DNA-binding protein yields the protein MRRSFKQGLQHFFTLTRREQRGIIVLLFLLFSLFVLNAFFPVLLPVKKENFADYQKQVASFIRAKKLLQDSLKLRHLQKTGKLTLSQARRLLHPVPVNPDTVSAEQWIAMGLLPRQAKTIRHYLAKGGRFRKKEDLKKIHGLSPAEYMVLAPFIQIKPVSKSVSSHPKFNLRKTEINRADSAQWVHNLQLPPWLAKRIVKYRQLLGGFYSPCQLQEVYGMKKTTYNRIRHYVFADTTQIKRINLNTASFKQLLHHPYITYEMTKKLVRAREETRGFQNLEQVKQMTGFPDSTFNKIRHYLYLRPFKN from the coding sequence ATGCGCCGGTCTTTCAAACAAGGATTACAGCACTTTTTTACGTTGACCCGTCGTGAACAGCGGGGAATTATTGTTCTCCTTTTTCTTTTGTTTTCCCTTTTTGTGTTGAATGCATTTTTTCCGGTATTGCTTCCGGTCAAAAAAGAAAACTTTGCGGATTATCAAAAACAAGTAGCATCTTTTATCCGTGCTAAAAAGTTATTGCAAGATTCATTAAAGCTAAGGCATCTTCAAAAAACAGGAAAGCTTACTTTATCACAAGCCCGACGGTTGCTTCATCCGGTTCCGGTTAATCCGGATACGGTAAGTGCCGAACAGTGGATAGCGATGGGATTGCTCCCGCGTCAGGCAAAAACCATCCGGCATTACCTGGCTAAAGGCGGTCGGTTTCGTAAAAAAGAAGACCTGAAAAAAATACATGGCTTATCGCCGGCTGAATACATGGTTTTAGCTCCTTTTATCCAGATTAAACCGGTTTCAAAAAGTGTTTCATCCCATCCCAAATTCAATCTTCGTAAAACCGAAATAAACCGTGCTGACAGTGCCCAATGGGTTCATAATTTGCAGTTGCCACCCTGGCTGGCCAAAAGAATTGTCAAGTACCGGCAACTGTTGGGTGGTTTTTATTCTCCGTGTCAATTGCAGGAAGTGTATGGGATGAAAAAAACAACCTACAACAGAATCCGGCATTATGTTTTTGCCGATACTACCCAAATTAAACGTATAAACCTGAATACAGCTTCGTTTAAACAGCTTTTGCATCATCCGTATATTACTTACGAGATGACCAAAAAGCTGGTTCGGGCACGGGAAGAAACCCGTGGATTCCAGAATCTTGAACAGGTAAAACAAATGACAGGATTTCCAGATAGCACATTCAATAAAATCCGGCATTATTTGTATCTTCGCCCCTTTAAAAATTAA
- a CDS encoding sodium-dependent transporter encodes MAKVKEAWGSRVGLILAMAGNAVGLGNFLRFPVQAVQNGGGAFIIPYLVSFLLMGLPLLWIEWAQGRYGGVRGSHSTPFIFDSLSKKRLWKYIGVFGIFTNIGIVSYYTYIESWTLSYTFKSIAQSFNGMSPDQVSAAFDHYAGVHEAIAPGAVAINFPTWAIIAFVITLLINIYILSRGLSGGVEVVAKIAMPLLLIFGAFLAVRAITLGATGVPGCTTCNSHLGLDFLWKPNVSSLADPKVWLAAAGQIFFTLSVGMGTIHCYASYVKKNDDIALNAMSAGWMNEFVEIVLGASIVIPIAVGYMGLDWVKQNAGFMMAFKTMPYLFSQWGPVLSALSGVAWFGLLFFAGITSSLAMGSPFMAFMEDEFNMGRKKAAILLGIVVFVLAVPTILFFQMGVFSEYDYWTGTVALVIFALGEVILFSWIIGIDEGWKEIKRGADIKIPSIYKPIMKWITPLFIIIIFLSALIKPAGGSVSDWQLAFHQLFTKGSWPFASDSIISQVFHLDQPWIWFKNGSPTVLFFKDMSRLLLTLTFVGLAVLVHIAKNKKRKNAKITES; translated from the coding sequence ATGGCAAAAGTAAAAGAGGCCTGGGGTTCGCGTGTGGGTTTAATTTTGGCAATGGCCGGCAATGCTGTAGGGTTGGGAAACTTTCTTCGCTTTCCGGTACAGGCGGTACAAAATGGTGGAGGAGCCTTTATCATTCCTTATCTTGTTTCGTTTCTTCTGATGGGATTGCCGCTTCTTTGGATTGAATGGGCCCAGGGACGTTACGGTGGTGTCCGGGGAAGCCATTCCACGCCGTTTATTTTTGATAGCCTGTCTAAAAAACGACTTTGGAAATATATAGGCGTTTTCGGTATTTTTACCAATATCGGAATTGTTTCCTATTACACTTATATTGAATCGTGGACACTTTCTTATACGTTTAAATCCATTGCGCAGAGTTTCAATGGAATGAGTCCTGATCAGGTCAGTGCGGCTTTTGACCATTATGCCGGCGTACACGAGGCCATTGCACCCGGTGCCGTAGCCATTAATTTCCCTACATGGGCCATTATTGCTTTTGTCATTACATTGCTGATCAATATTTACATCCTTTCACGCGGATTGAGCGGCGGAGTGGAAGTTGTGGCTAAAATAGCCATGCCGTTGTTGCTGATTTTTGGTGCTTTTCTTGCCGTTCGTGCCATTACCTTGGGAGCTACCGGGGTTCCGGGTTGTACTACCTGTAATTCTCATCTTGGTCTTGATTTTCTTTGGAAACCGAATGTGAGCAGTTTGGCTGATCCGAAGGTGTGGCTGGCGGCGGCCGGTCAGATCTTTTTTACGTTGTCGGTGGGGATGGGAACCATTCATTGTTATGCTTCGTATGTGAAAAAAAATGATGATATTGCCCTGAATGCCATGTCGGCCGGATGGATGAACGAATTTGTGGAAATCGTTCTCGGAGCATCCATTGTTATTCCTATTGCTGTAGGATATATGGGACTTGACTGGGTAAAACAAAATGCCGGTTTTATGATGGCATTTAAAACCATGCCTTATCTGTTTAGTCAGTGGGGACCGGTACTGTCTGCTCTGTCGGGTGTGGCTTGGTTCGGATTACTCTTTTTTGCCGGCATTACTTCTTCGCTGGCTATGGGGTCACCATTTATGGCCTTTATGGAAGATGAGTTTAACATGGGGCGCAAAAAAGCAGCTATTCTGTTGGGAATTGTGGTTTTTGTGCTGGCCGTTCCGACCATTCTCTTTTTCCAGATGGGTGTTTTCAGCGAGTATGATTATTGGACGGGAACCGTAGCTTTGGTTATATTTGCTCTTGGGGAGGTGATCCTCTTCTCGTGGATTATTGGTATTGATGAAGGATGGAAAGAAATAAAACGGGGAGCTGATATTAAAATTCCTTCGATATACAAGCCGATTATGAAATGGATTACCCCGTTGTTTATCATTATTATCTTTTTGAGTGCTTTGATTAAACCGGCAGGCGGAAGTGTCAGTGACTGGCAATTGGCTTTTCATCAGTTGTTTACAAAAGGATCGTGGCCATTTGCCAGTGACAGTATTATTTCACAGGTTTTTCATCTCGATCAGCCCTGGATATGGTTTAAAAATGGTTCGCCTACCGTTTTGTTTTTCAAAGATATGTCGCGTTTGTTACTTACGCTGACTTTTGTAGGACTGGCTGTGTTGGTGCACATTGCTAAAAATAAAAAACGAAAAAACGCTAAAATTACAGAATCATGA